Proteins from one Chitinophaga oryzae genomic window:
- a CDS encoding MFS transporter, which yields MAQQTKQGSQSTHPSFFVLILVFFFWGFLAASNSIFIPFCKSHFNLTQLESQLIDFSFYSAYFIGSLILYLASAARKVDILNKIGYKKGIIYGLLISVLGSAIMIPCVNKEKIVPIKETLSDISSFQVEQQLQTSDRQVKIRREKEKDTYALLISGNEAADKYINNPHLLAEIPQGFTKDEEHHQYAGIFNKSSLEKVINTLDADHQQTVTFGYFALILMALFIVALGFSLQQTAANPFAILLGDPAKGAHRLNLAGGINSFGTTIGPIIVSMLLFGNIKGGDVSTDISKINTLYILLIVLFLVAAAIFAFVKMPESSDQNETFETSPKATKSIIGITLMFILILLGLILKYELPFFVAGIVGIIGILFFAKTASTGNSEGWGAMKYPQLTLGMLAIFIYVGVEVTIASNLGALLKHPGFLTRKDWRNLNWTRTCRSSGAA from the coding sequence ATGGCTCAGCAAACAAAGCAAGGCTCACAAAGCACACACCCGTCGTTCTTTGTGCTTATACTGGTGTTCTTTTTCTGGGGTTTCCTGGCTGCATCCAACAGTATATTCATACCTTTCTGCAAATCTCATTTTAACCTTACCCAACTTGAGTCTCAGCTGATTGACTTCTCCTTTTACAGCGCCTACTTCATCGGCTCCCTCATCCTGTATCTGGCATCTGCAGCAAGAAAAGTGGATATCCTCAATAAAATAGGATATAAAAAGGGTATTATTTACGGTTTATTAATTTCCGTGCTGGGATCGGCGATTATGATCCCCTGTGTCAACAAGGAAAAGATCGTTCCCATTAAGGAAACCCTGAGTGACATCAGCAGTTTCCAGGTAGAACAACAACTGCAAACATCTGACCGCCAGGTGAAAATCCGCCGCGAAAAAGAAAAAGACACTTACGCACTGCTGATCTCCGGCAACGAAGCGGCCGATAAATATATCAACAACCCGCACCTGCTTGCTGAAATACCGCAGGGATTCACGAAAGACGAAGAACATCACCAGTACGCAGGCATCTTCAATAAATCCAGCCTCGAAAAAGTGATCAACACCCTCGACGCTGACCACCAGCAAACAGTGACCTTCGGTTACTTTGCCCTGATCCTGATGGCCCTCTTTATTGTGGCGCTCGGTTTCTCGCTGCAGCAAACGGCCGCCAACCCGTTTGCCATCCTGCTGGGCGACCCGGCCAAAGGCGCGCACCGTCTCAACCTCGCCGGCGGTATCAACTCCTTCGGCACCACTATCGGTCCCATCATCGTGAGCATGCTGCTGTTCGGTAACATCAAAGGCGGCGACGTCAGCACCGATATCAGCAAAATCAACACCCTCTATATCCTGCTCATCGTACTGTTCCTCGTGGCCGCAGCCATCTTCGCCTTTGTGAAAATGCCGGAAAGCTCCGACCAGAACGAAACATTTGAAACATCTCCGAAAGCCACCAAATCCATCATAGGCATCACCCTCATGTTCATCCTGATACTGCTCGGACTGATACTGAAATATGAACTGCCTTTCTTCGTGGCCGGTATCGTTGGTATCATCGGTATCCTCTTCTTTGCTAAAACCGCTTCTACCGGCAACAGCGAAGGATGGGGCGCCATGAAATACCCCCAGCTCACCCTGGGCATGCTGGCCATCTTTATCTATGTGGGCGTGGAAGTAACCATCGCCAGCAACCTCGGCGCACTGCTGAAACACCCGGGATTCCTCACCCGAAAGGACTGGCGGAATCTGAACTGGACCCGTACGTGTCGCTCTTCTGGGGCAGCATGA
- the argC gene encoding N-acetyl-gamma-glutamyl-phosphate reductase, which produces MANDKRIKAGIVGGAGYTGGEMIRLLLNHPDVSISFVHSRSNAGNPLYAVHADLLGETERSFTAELSNDIDVMFLCLGHGESKKFLEATDVAPHVKIIDLSQDFRLGESVKGREFVYGLPELQREEIKKANNIANPGCFATAIQLGILPLAKAGLLKEVHTTGITGSTGAGQSLQATSHFTWRANNISTYKVLNHQHLKEIRRSLVQLQPGFAETVNFVPVRGDFPRGIWVTSYLQSDLTLEAAVQLYKDYYAGHPFTHVSEKQIDLKQVVNTNKVLLQLEKVGDKLVIHSIEDNLVKGASGQAVQNMNLMCGLDETAGLRLKSIVF; this is translated from the coding sequence ATGGCAAATGATAAAAGGATAAAGGCAGGCATTGTTGGTGGGGCAGGCTATACCGGCGGAGAAATGATCCGGTTATTGCTGAACCATCCGGACGTATCCATTTCGTTTGTGCATAGCCGTAGTAATGCGGGCAATCCGTTGTACGCAGTACATGCCGACTTGCTGGGCGAGACAGAAAGGTCTTTCACCGCCGAGCTGAGCAACGATATAGACGTAATGTTCCTCTGCCTCGGGCACGGGGAATCCAAAAAATTCCTGGAAGCAACAGACGTTGCTCCGCATGTGAAAATAATAGACCTCAGTCAGGATTTTCGTTTAGGCGAAAGCGTTAAAGGACGGGAATTTGTGTACGGGCTGCCGGAACTGCAGCGGGAAGAAATCAAAAAGGCGAATAATATCGCCAATCCCGGTTGTTTTGCCACGGCCATACAGCTGGGCATCCTGCCGCTGGCCAAAGCCGGTCTGCTGAAAGAAGTACATACCACCGGCATCACCGGTTCCACCGGCGCCGGCCAGAGCCTGCAGGCCACTTCCCACTTTACCTGGAGGGCTAACAATATCTCCACTTATAAAGTGCTGAACCATCAGCACCTGAAAGAAATACGACGAAGCCTGGTACAGTTGCAACCCGGCTTCGCGGAAACGGTCAACTTTGTACCGGTGCGCGGTGATTTCCCCAGAGGCATCTGGGTCACCTCTTACCTGCAGAGCGACCTGACGCTGGAAGCAGCGGTGCAGTTGTACAAAGACTACTATGCCGGTCATCCTTTTACGCATGTCAGCGAAAAGCAGATCGACCTGAAGCAGGTAGTGAATACCAACAAGGTATTGCTGCAACTCGAGAAAGTGGGCGACAAACTGGTGATCCACTCCATCGAAGATAACCTGGTGAAAGGTGCTTCCGGTCAGGCTGTACAGAACATGAACCTTATGTGCGGACTGGATGAAACGGCCGGACTCAGACTGAAGTCCATCGTGTTCTAA
- the galK gene encoding galactokinase, with protein sequence MIQQTREKFIALFGKEPLIVVSPGRINLIGEHTDYNDGFVLPAAIDKKIVYAVALNGTRQCNAHAVFTNETVSFDLNHVVPTSGWINYLMGVVYQLQQGHYPVEGFDCVIAGDIPVGAGLSSSAAVEGGLVAALDEIFRYGMSRMDMALLGQRAEHSFPGVKCGIMDQFANLHGKKDQVVRLDCRSLEYEYFPFDFPEYRIVLCNSMVHHSLASSEYNVRRHQCEEGVKAIQAQHPEVSSLRNATMPMLEAVKAQLPAKVYDRCKYVIEEIQRVQDATELLKKGDLQAFGQLMYATHEGLSVLYEVSCPELDFLVSLAKERPEVAGARVMGGGFGGCTINLVKQDKVDAFRGFVTDRYQQQFGKVPEIYVTTIENGTTVQKVAAGAPDARA encoded by the coding sequence ATGATACAGCAAACAAGGGAGAAATTCATCGCGCTATTTGGAAAAGAGCCGCTGATCGTAGTTTCCCCGGGAAGAATTAACCTCATTGGCGAACATACCGACTATAACGACGGTTTTGTATTGCCTGCCGCCATCGATAAAAAAATCGTGTATGCGGTAGCATTGAACGGCACCCGTCAATGCAATGCCCACGCGGTTTTCACCAATGAAACGGTATCCTTCGACCTCAACCATGTGGTGCCTACGTCGGGATGGATCAACTACCTGATGGGCGTGGTATATCAGCTGCAACAGGGCCACTACCCGGTAGAAGGGTTTGACTGTGTGATTGCCGGCGATATTCCGGTAGGCGCAGGCCTGTCGTCTTCCGCAGCGGTGGAAGGCGGACTTGTAGCGGCGCTGGATGAGATCTTCCGGTACGGCATGAGCCGGATGGACATGGCTTTGCTGGGCCAGCGCGCGGAGCACTCGTTTCCCGGCGTAAAGTGCGGTATCATGGACCAGTTCGCCAACCTGCATGGCAAAAAAGACCAGGTGGTACGGCTGGACTGCCGCAGCCTGGAATACGAATATTTCCCGTTCGATTTCCCTGAATACCGCATTGTATTGTGTAATTCCATGGTGCACCACTCACTCGCCTCATCAGAATATAACGTTCGCCGTCACCAGTGCGAGGAGGGCGTGAAAGCCATCCAGGCGCAACATCCGGAGGTGTCATCGCTCCGTAACGCCACCATGCCCATGCTGGAGGCGGTAAAAGCGCAACTGCCGGCCAAAGTATACGACCGCTGTAAATATGTGATCGAAGAAATTCAGCGGGTACAGGATGCTACCGAATTGCTGAAGAAAGGCGACCTGCAGGCTTTCGGTCAACTGATGTATGCCACCCATGAAGGGTTAAGTGTGCTCTATGAGGTAAGTTGTCCGGAGCTGGATTTCCTCGTGTCGCTGGCCAAAGAGCGGCCGGAGGTAGCCGGCGCCCGTGTGATGGGCGGTGGTTTCGGCGGCTGTACCATCAACCTGGTAAAACAGGATAAAGTGGATGCTTTCCGCGGGTTTGTGACAGACAGGTACCAGCAGCAGTTTGGTAAAGTGCCGGAGATATATGTGACCACGATCGAGAACGGAACAACGGTGCAGAAAGTAGCTGCAGGCGCGCCCGATGCGCGGGCATAA
- a CDS encoding Gfo/Idh/MocA family protein, whose protein sequence is MNKQPLHRRSFLKNTAAAGIGLSMLGSSAKLFANEKKPKVRIGLIGVGARGLSHLSLCLHRDDVDVVAFADPDTAYTVPKARDMITKVYGGKRKVAEYTNGPEDYLNLLKRDDVDAVIIATPWEWHSIMAIAAMKAGKTPAVEVCGASDIQECWELVNTSEATGVQVFGMENVCYRRDVMAVLNMARQGLFGELTHLQGGYQHDLRAVKFNNGKQYYGGGVEFGENALSEAKWRTNHSVHRNADLYPSHGLGPIGNLINMNRGNRLMTITSVATKSRGLHKYIVDNSSESHPNAKVRFKLGDIVSSLMTTSNGETIMLSHDTNSPRPYSLNFRVQGTNGLWMDDQDSIYIEKKSPFDEWEKTGKPEDANSYFGKYDHPLWKRYASDAKGAGHGGMDWYVLNSFVESIKRGTPYQLDVYDMATWYAITPLSEQSILEGGSVQYIPDFTRGRWMNRKPIFGLDDQY, encoded by the coding sequence ATGAACAAACAACCACTGCATCGCAGAAGTTTCCTCAAAAACACGGCGGCCGCAGGTATAGGTCTTTCTATGCTCGGCTCCTCTGCAAAACTGTTTGCCAATGAAAAGAAACCCAAGGTAAGAATTGGTCTGATCGGCGTGGGCGCCCGCGGCCTGAGTCACCTCAGCCTCTGCCTGCACCGCGACGACGTAGACGTGGTAGCTTTTGCGGACCCTGACACGGCTTACACCGTTCCGAAAGCAAGAGATATGATCACCAAGGTATACGGCGGCAAACGAAAAGTGGCTGAATACACCAACGGCCCGGAAGATTACCTGAACCTGCTGAAAAGAGATGATGTAGACGCAGTGATCATCGCCACCCCCTGGGAATGGCATTCCATTATGGCCATCGCTGCCATGAAAGCAGGCAAAACCCCTGCGGTGGAAGTATGCGGCGCCTCCGACATCCAGGAATGCTGGGAACTGGTCAACACCAGCGAAGCTACCGGCGTACAGGTTTTCGGTATGGAAAACGTATGCTACCGCAGAGACGTAATGGCCGTGCTGAACATGGCGCGCCAGGGCCTCTTCGGCGAACTCACACACCTGCAGGGCGGCTACCAGCACGACCTCCGCGCAGTGAAATTCAACAACGGCAAACAATATTACGGTGGTGGCGTGGAATTCGGCGAAAACGCGCTGTCCGAAGCGAAATGGAGAACCAACCACTCCGTTCACCGCAACGCTGACCTGTACCCGTCCCACGGCCTCGGTCCCATCGGTAACCTGATCAACATGAACCGCGGCAACCGCCTCATGACCATCACTTCCGTGGCCACCAAATCCCGCGGCCTCCACAAATACATTGTGGACAACAGCAGCGAAAGCCATCCCAATGCCAAAGTAAGATTCAAACTCGGCGATATCGTTTCTTCTTTGATGACCACCAGCAACGGTGAAACCATCATGCTGTCCCACGACACCAACTCCCCGCGCCCCTACTCCCTCAACTTCCGCGTTCAGGGCACCAACGGCCTGTGGATGGATGATCAGGACTCCATATATATCGAAAAGAAAAGCCCGTTCGACGAGTGGGAAAAAACCGGTAAACCGGAAGATGCCAACAGCTACTTCGGTAAATACGACCACCCGCTCTGGAAACGCTACGCCTCTGACGCCAAAGGCGCCGGTCACGGCGGTATGGACTGGTACGTGCTCAACTCCTTCGTGGAAAGCATCAAACGCGGCACGCCTTACCAGCTCGACGTATACGATATGGCTACCTGGTACGCTATCACTCCGCTCAGCGAACAATCTATTCTCGAAGGCGGCAGCGTACAATACATCCCTGACTTCACCCGTGGTCGCTGGATGAACAGAAAACCCATCTTCGGACTGGATGATCAGTACTAG
- the argG gene encoding argininosuccinate synthase — MKKVVLGFSGGLDTSYCVKYLTEEKGYEVHSVIVNTGGFSEEELVEIEKRAYNLGVKSHKTVDAVRSYYDGVIKYLIFGNVLKNNTYPLSVSAERMSQALAIAEYVKEVGADAVAHGSTGAGNDQVRFDMVFHIMIPGVEIITPIRDMKLSREAEIDYLRSKGVNMNFEKAMYSINKGMWGTSVGGKETLTSNGMLPEEAWPTQLTKEGEEQVKLTFEQGELVGVNDLKFAHPSEAIQYLQTIAGPFAIGRDIHVGDTIIGIKGRVGFEAAAPMVILKAHHALEKHVLTKWQLTWKDQLAQFYGNWMHEGQIMDPVMRDIEAFLQHTQENVSGEVFVTLMPYRFQVTGIQSPYDLMSSKFGKYGEMNSGWSGEDVRGFSKIFGNQTMIWHQVKNSI; from the coding sequence ATGAAAAAAGTAGTACTGGGATTTAGCGGAGGACTTGATACTTCGTATTGCGTTAAATATCTGACTGAAGAAAAAGGATATGAGGTGCATTCCGTAATCGTTAACACCGGCGGTTTTTCCGAAGAAGAACTGGTGGAAATTGAGAAACGCGCTTATAACCTGGGCGTTAAAAGTCACAAGACTGTTGACGCGGTCCGTTCCTACTACGACGGCGTTATTAAATACCTGATTTTTGGTAACGTACTGAAAAACAATACCTACCCGCTGAGCGTGAGTGCAGAACGTATGAGCCAGGCGCTGGCCATCGCCGAATATGTGAAAGAAGTGGGCGCTGACGCGGTAGCGCACGGCAGCACCGGCGCGGGTAACGACCAGGTGCGGTTTGACATGGTGTTTCATATCATGATCCCAGGTGTGGAGATCATCACCCCGATCCGTGACATGAAACTGAGCCGTGAAGCTGAAATTGACTATCTGCGTTCCAAAGGAGTGAACATGAACTTCGAGAAAGCCATGTACTCCATCAATAAAGGCATGTGGGGCACTTCCGTAGGCGGTAAGGAAACACTGACCTCCAACGGTATGCTGCCGGAAGAAGCCTGGCCTACCCAGCTGACCAAAGAAGGAGAAGAACAGGTGAAACTGACTTTTGAGCAGGGCGAACTGGTTGGCGTGAACGACCTGAAATTCGCTCACCCGTCTGAAGCGATCCAATACCTGCAAACCATAGCAGGGCCGTTCGCTATCGGCCGTGATATTCATGTAGGTGATACCATCATCGGTATCAAAGGCCGCGTAGGCTTTGAAGCCGCCGCTCCCATGGTGATCCTCAAAGCGCACCACGCACTGGAGAAACATGTGCTCACCAAATGGCAGCTGACCTGGAAAGACCAGCTGGCGCAGTTCTACGGCAACTGGATGCACGAAGGGCAGATCATGGACCCTGTGATGCGCGACATCGAGGCGTTCCTGCAACACACACAGGAAAATGTTTCCGGTGAAGTGTTCGTTACCCTGATGCCTTACCGCTTCCAGGTGACCGGTATCCAGTCACCCTACGACCTGATGAGCAGCAAATTCGGCAAGTACGGCGAAATGAACAGCGGCTGGTCCGGCGAAGATGTAAGAGGCTTCAGCAAAATTTTCGGTAACCAGACCATGATCTGGCATCAGGTAAAAAACTCTATCTAA
- a CDS encoding GNAT family N-acetyltransferase: MENQHIIVRVATPDDIHYSKTITDEMEASAKARGTGIAKRSPAYVELKMQEGKAVIAVTDKGDWVGFCYIEAWGHGKFVANSGLIVNPAFRGHGVAKSIKKKIFELSRETYPESKIFGLTTGLAVMKINSELGYEPVTYSELTDDEEFWKGCRSCVNFDILTSKERKNCLCTAMLYDPAEKLKEAEERAMADAKAKQEAAATALQPVNQLSVTAAGQIHHEKRRRRFKGNIKLYERWLRFKRFVLLNSKKEGGATGTRKKFFLF; the protein is encoded by the coding sequence TTGGAAAATCAGCATATCATCGTTAGGGTAGCCACACCTGACGATATACACTATTCAAAAACCATCACTGATGAGATGGAGGCGTCTGCTAAAGCGCGTGGGACTGGAATTGCCAAACGTTCACCGGCCTATGTGGAGCTTAAAATGCAGGAGGGCAAAGCTGTTATTGCAGTAACCGACAAAGGGGACTGGGTAGGCTTTTGTTATATAGAAGCATGGGGGCATGGCAAATTTGTGGCCAACTCAGGGCTGATCGTGAATCCTGCCTTCCGTGGGCATGGCGTGGCCAAGTCCATCAAAAAGAAAATCTTTGAACTGTCGAGAGAAACCTACCCCGAGTCCAAGATATTTGGTCTGACTACCGGGCTGGCAGTGATGAAGATCAACTCAGAACTGGGTTATGAGCCCGTTACCTACTCCGAGCTGACAGACGACGAAGAGTTCTGGAAAGGCTGCCGCAGCTGTGTGAACTTCGATATCCTCACCAGCAAAGAGCGGAAGAACTGCCTGTGCACTGCTATGCTGTACGATCCCGCTGAGAAGCTGAAAGAGGCGGAAGAGCGTGCCATGGCCGACGCCAAAGCCAAACAGGAAGCGGCCGCCACTGCCCTGCAGCCTGTCAACCAGCTGTCTGTGACCGCTGCCGGCCAGATCCACCACGAGAAAAGGCGCCGGAGATTTAAAGGAAACATAAAGCTGTACGAGCGCTGGTTAAGATTTAAAAGATTTGTTTTGCTCAACAGCAAAAAAGAAGGCGGCGCTACCGGCACCAGGAAAAAATTCTTCCTGTTCTGA
- a CDS encoding alpha-L-fucosidase: MKKTNLLLAGLFACGMASAQKIQPYGALPSKAQVAWNDMEYYMFIHFGPNTFTNKEWGHGDEDPKVFNPTRLDARQWARTARQAGMKGIVITAKHHDGFCLWPSKYSTHTVRESAWKNGKGDVLAELSAACKEYGLKFGVYLSPWDRNHPEYGTATYNKVFANTLEEVLTSYGPVFEQWFDGANGGNIKQPYDWDLFHKVVYKHQPNAVIFSDVGPGCRWVGNENGIAGTTNWSTLNVKGFTPGAGGPPTKSLNEGNEDGEQWIPAECDVSIRPGWFYSPDTDDKVKSLNTLLDIYYGSVGRNGNLILNVPIDREGLIHPNDSTRLMELRRTLDATFKNNLAKNAVVTATDTRKNNPEVKVSHLTDGTNATYWATPDNVTATTVKLTFKKPVTFNRVVLQEYIALGQRVKAFSVEILDKGVKKEIARETTVGHKRILRLPDYTTTEVYINILDAKAAPVISEIQLFEAPGMLATPEIHRDKEGKVTITAASADPEIRYTTDGTAPALNSPLYTPQTEISLPQGGTVKARAFLRKTKAASPEVKASFDVAPAKWQVVAPATAEAARAIDGNPATVWTSDKKETQYPHQLDVDLGETLTLKGFTYTPTTNEHIGGVIYGYAFYTSADGKSWGQPAATGSFANIKNNPVAQTITFAPVKARFIRLVALTPATEKDNRASIAELGIITK, encoded by the coding sequence ATGAAAAAGACAAATTTATTATTAGCCGGATTGTTTGCCTGTGGCATGGCCTCGGCACAGAAGATCCAACCGTATGGCGCGTTGCCGTCCAAAGCGCAGGTAGCCTGGAATGACATGGAATATTACATGTTCATCCACTTCGGGCCCAACACGTTCACCAACAAAGAGTGGGGGCATGGGGATGAAGATCCGAAGGTATTTAATCCTACCCGCCTCGATGCCCGTCAATGGGCCCGTACCGCCAGGCAGGCCGGTATGAAAGGCATCGTGATCACCGCCAAGCACCATGACGGTTTTTGTTTATGGCCTTCCAAATACAGCACCCATACTGTCCGGGAGAGCGCGTGGAAAAACGGCAAAGGCGATGTGCTGGCAGAACTTTCGGCCGCCTGTAAGGAATACGGCCTGAAGTTCGGCGTGTACCTGTCGCCCTGGGACCGTAACCATCCCGAGTATGGCACCGCCACGTACAACAAGGTGTTCGCCAATACGCTGGAAGAAGTGCTCACCAGCTACGGCCCTGTGTTTGAGCAGTGGTTCGATGGCGCTAATGGCGGCAATATCAAACAGCCTTATGACTGGGACCTGTTCCATAAAGTAGTATACAAACATCAGCCGAACGCCGTTATTTTCAGCGACGTAGGACCTGGCTGCCGCTGGGTGGGCAATGAAAACGGTATCGCCGGCACCACCAACTGGAGCACGCTCAACGTGAAAGGGTTTACGCCCGGCGCAGGCGGCCCCCCTACGAAGTCGCTCAACGAAGGCAACGAGGACGGTGAACAGTGGATCCCGGCCGAATGTGACGTGTCTATCCGCCCGGGATGGTTCTACAGCCCCGATACAGACGACAAGGTGAAGTCGCTCAACACGCTGCTGGACATCTACTACGGCTCCGTAGGCCGCAATGGTAACCTGATCCTGAACGTGCCTATTGACCGCGAAGGACTGATCCACCCGAACGATTCTACCCGCCTGATGGAGCTGCGCCGTACGCTGGATGCCACCTTCAAAAATAACCTCGCTAAAAATGCGGTAGTAACGGCAACGGATACACGTAAGAATAACCCGGAGGTAAAGGTGTCTCATCTAACAGATGGTACCAACGCTACCTATTGGGCAACGCCGGACAACGTGACTGCCACCACCGTGAAGCTGACTTTCAAAAAGCCGGTTACCTTCAACCGGGTGGTGCTGCAGGAATATATAGCGCTCGGGCAGCGGGTGAAAGCTTTCAGCGTGGAAATACTGGACAAAGGCGTGAAAAAGGAAATAGCGCGGGAGACCACCGTCGGCCACAAGCGTATCCTGCGCCTGCCGGACTATACCACCACGGAAGTGTATATTAATATATTGGATGCCAAAGCGGCGCCCGTGATCAGCGAGATACAGCTGTTCGAAGCGCCCGGCATGCTGGCCACGCCGGAGATCCACCGGGACAAAGAAGGGAAGGTGACCATCACCGCCGCTTCCGCCGACCCGGAAATACGTTACACCACCGACGGTACCGCGCCTGCGCTGAACTCGCCGTTGTACACACCGCAGACGGAGATCAGCCTGCCGCAGGGCGGCACGGTGAAAGCCAGGGCTTTCCTGCGCAAAACGAAGGCAGCCAGCCCGGAAGTGAAAGCCAGCTTCGACGTGGCGCCTGCCAAATGGCAGGTAGTGGCCCCGGCCACAGCGGAAGCCGCCAGGGCGATCGACGGCAATCCGGCCACCGTGTGGACATCTGACAAAAAAGAGACACAATACCCGCACCAGCTGGACGTAGACCTGGGTGAAACGCTGACGCTGAAAGGCTTTACCTACACGCCTACCACCAATGAGCATATCGGCGGCGTGATTTACGGGTATGCCTTTTATACCAGCGCCGACGGTAAAAGCTGGGGGCAACCGGCCGCCACCGGCAGTTTCGCCAACATCAAAAACAACCCGGTAGCGCAAACCATCACCTTTGCGCCGGTGAAAGCCAGGTTCATACGCCTGGTGGCCCTCACACCAGCCACCGAAAAGGATAACAGGGCGAGTATCGCCGAGCTGGGGATTATCACCAAATAG
- a CDS encoding sugar MFS transporter, with amino-acid sequence MSNQTATMNIPSKQAGYGQAMAIICILFFVFGFVTWLNGTLIQFFQIVCELNVSQALLVTMAFFMAYFFLSIPSSFILNKTGFKNGMALGLLIIAIGSLVFIPAANARSFGMFLTGLFIQGAGLALLQTASNPYASIIGPKESAAKRISILGICNKTAGALAPLILGSIILKGAEQLEADIAAAVDPVQKAALLDSLASRVISPYIAIAVVLTILAFLLKRSSLPEIDTDAEDATTAASTNGKTSVFQFPQLVLGVICIFMYVGVEVMAGDVIGQYGKALGMSIADTRYFTTFTLVAMLAGYVIGIATIPKYLTGKKGLQISAVLGVLFTIGAYLNTGFSAVTFIALLGLANALMWPAIFPMAIDGLGRFTKIGSALLVMGIAGGGVIPQIYSGMFDQHSMFNFLYSSSIDFRHAFLYCMVPCYLYILFYSLVGDKIGRK; translated from the coding sequence ATGTCCAACCAAACAGCAACAATGAATATACCTTCCAAACAGGCGGGGTACGGCCAGGCGATGGCAATCATCTGCATTTTGTTTTTCGTGTTCGGCTTTGTTACCTGGCTTAACGGAACGCTGATCCAGTTTTTCCAGATTGTGTGTGAACTGAATGTGTCGCAGGCGCTGCTGGTAACGATGGCCTTTTTCATGGCTTATTTCTTCTTATCGATTCCTTCTTCTTTTATCCTGAACAAGACAGGTTTCAAAAACGGGATGGCGTTAGGGCTGCTGATCATCGCGATCGGTTCGCTGGTATTCATTCCTGCGGCGAATGCCCGCAGCTTTGGTATGTTCCTTACCGGTCTGTTTATCCAGGGAGCGGGACTGGCCCTGCTGCAAACGGCTTCCAACCCATACGCCAGTATCATTGGCCCTAAGGAGAGTGCGGCCAAAAGAATTTCCATCCTGGGCATCTGTAACAAAACGGCGGGCGCGCTGGCGCCGCTCATCCTCGGTTCCATTATCCTGAAAGGAGCGGAGCAGCTGGAGGCTGACATCGCTGCGGCGGTAGACCCTGTACAGAAAGCAGCGCTGCTCGACAGCCTGGCTTCCCGTGTGATCAGCCCCTATATAGCTATCGCTGTTGTGCTGACCATCCTCGCTTTCCTGCTGAAACGTTCTTCCCTGCCTGAAATCGACACCGACGCAGAAGACGCTACTACCGCTGCTTCCACCAACGGAAAAACCAGCGTGTTCCAGTTCCCTCAGCTCGTGCTGGGCGTGATCTGTATTTTCATGTACGTAGGTGTGGAAGTAATGGCCGGCGACGTGATCGGTCAGTATGGTAAAGCACTGGGCATGAGCATCGCTGATACGCGCTATTTCACCACCTTCACACTGGTGGCCATGCTGGCAGGTTATGTGATCGGTATCGCTACCATCCCGAAATACCTCACCGGCAAAAAAGGTCTGCAGATCTCTGCTGTACTGGGCGTGCTCTTCACTATCGGCGCTTACCTGAATACCGGCTTCTCTGCGGTAACCTTCATCGCGCTGCTGGGCCTGGCCAACGCACTGATGTGGCCCGCTATCTTCCCGATGGCGATCGACGGCCTGGGCCGCTTCACCAAAATCGGCTCTGCGCTCCTCGTAATGGGTATTGCCGGCGGTGGCGTTATCCCGCAGATCTACAGCGGTATGTTCGACCAGCACAGCATGTTCAACTTCCTCTACAGCAGCAGCATCGATTTCAGACATGCCTTCCTGTACTGCATGGTGCCTTGTTATCTCTACATCCTGTTCTACTCACTGGTAGGGGATAAGATCGGCAGAAAATAA